The following are encoded together in the Cohaesibacter gelatinilyticus genome:
- a CDS encoding AtpZ/AtpI family protein, whose protein sequence is MNSDERDSKLEVGKTGKELEETKELDSRLEELDAKLAQMTQQGDQDQGAQQGNGANASGLAMAWRLGSEFIAGVFVGGAIGWLIDKWFGLAPWGMIIFILLGFMAGMLNMLRSAGKISPPGE, encoded by the coding sequence ATGAATTCTGATGAACGGGACAGTAAGCTTGAAGTAGGTAAGACCGGAAAAGAGCTAGAAGAGACCAAGGAGCTGGACAGCCGCCTCGAGGAACTGGATGCAAAGCTGGCGCAAATGACGCAGCAAGGTGATCAGGACCAAGGGGCGCAACAAGGAAACGGGGCAAATGCATCTGGCCTCGCCATGGCATGGCGATTGGGATCAGAGTTTATTGCCGGTGTCTTTGTTGGTGGTGCGATTGGATGGCTCATTGACAAATGGTTTGGCCTGGCGCCTTGGGGAATGATCATATTCATCCTTCTCGGTTTCATGGCAGGTATGCTAAATATGCTGCGCTCGGCGGGGAAGATATCTCCTCCGGGTGAGTAA
- a CDS encoding F0F1 ATP synthase subunit A — MANDPISQFKINSIFSLGEVGGVEFAMTNSAVFMIATIVVISSFLIMSTSGRGLVPSRWQSTAELVYELVASTLRNTAGTEGMKFFPLVFSLFTFVLTANLIGMFPYFFTVTSHIIVTLALALLVITTVILYGFMRNGIGFLKLFVPSGVPGAILPFIVIIEILSFLSRPVSLSLRLFGNMLAGHIVLKVFAGFIVSLTAAGAAGWLGAIFPFAMTIALTALEFLVACLQAYVFTILTCVYLNDAIHPSH; from the coding sequence GTGGCCAACGATCCGATCTCACAATTTAAGATCAATTCGATCTTTTCTCTAGGCGAAGTCGGTGGCGTTGAGTTCGCAATGACGAACTCCGCTGTTTTCATGATTGCAACCATTGTTGTGATCTCCAGCTTCCTGATCATGTCTACATCTGGCCGTGGTCTGGTGCCTAGCCGCTGGCAATCAACGGCGGAGCTTGTTTATGAGCTCGTGGCGAGTACGCTAAGGAACACAGCAGGTACCGAAGGGATGAAGTTCTTCCCACTGGTATTCTCCTTGTTCACTTTCGTTCTGACCGCCAACCTGATTGGCATGTTCCCTTACTTCTTCACCGTTACCTCGCACATCATCGTTACGCTTGCGCTGGCCCTGCTGGTGATCACCACTGTGATCCTGTACGGCTTCATGCGCAACGGCATTGGCTTCCTGAAGCTTTTTGTGCCTTCTGGTGTTCCGGGCGCTATCCTGCCCTTCATCGTTATCATTGAAATTCTGTCATTCCTGTCCCGTCCAGTCAGCCTGTCGCTGCGTCTGTTCGGTAACATGCTGGCTGGTCACATCGTCCTCAAGGTTTTTGCGGGCTTTATCGTGTCCTTGACAGCAGCAGGTGCTGCGGGTTGGCTGGGTGCTATATTCCCATTTGCCATGACCATCGCGCTGACAGCTCTGGAGTTCCTGGTCGCTTGTTTGCAGGCTTACGTCTTTACGATCCTGACCTGCGTATATCTGAATGACGCGATCCACCCGTCTCATTAG
- a CDS encoding F0F1 ATP synthase subunit C, producing MEAEAAKLIGAGIACIGMGGAGIGVGTIFGNYLSGALRNPSAAPAQFTNALIGAALAEGLGIFSLVVALILLFVA from the coding sequence ATGGAAGCTGAAGCAGCAAAGCTGATTGGTGCTGGTATCGCTTGCATCGGTATGGGTGGCGCAGGCATCGGCGTGGGCACCATCTTTGGTAACTACCTGTCTGGCGCTCTGCGGAACCCTTCTGCAGCCCCAGCCCAGTTCACCAACGCGCTGATCGGTGCAGCCCTTGCTGAAGGTCTTGGTATCTTCTCTCTCGTTGTTGCCCTGATTCTCCTCTTCGTAGCTTAA